In Morococcus cerebrosus, a single genomic region encodes these proteins:
- a CDS encoding SLC45 family MFS transporter has product MSDNTQPTRQGLPSLPKSTIWMLSFGFLGVQTAFTLQSSQMSRIFQTLGADPHSLGWFFILPPLAGMLVQPIVGYYSDRTWNPRLGGRRLPYLLYGTLIAVIVMILMPNSGSFGFGYASLAALSFGALMIALLDVSSNMAMQPFKMMVGDMVNEEQKSYAYGIQSFLANTGAVVAAILPFVFAYIGLANTAEKGVVPQTVVVAFYVGAALLVITSAFTIFKVKEYDPETYARYHGIDVAANQEKANWFELLKTAPKAFWTVTLVQFFCWFAFQYMWTYSAGAIAENVWHTTDASSVGYQEAGNWYGVLAAVQSVAAVICSFVLAKIPNRYLKAGYFSCLALGALGFFSVFFISNQYALVLSYILIGIAWAGIITYPLTIVTNALSGKHMGTYLGLFNGSICMPQIVASLLSFMLFPMMGGLQANMFLVGGVVLLLGAFSVFLIKETHGGA; this is encoded by the coding sequence ATGTCGGACAATACGCAACCTACGCGGCAGGGCTTGCCCTCGCTGCCGAAAAGCACGATTTGGATGCTCAGTTTCGGTTTTCTCGGCGTTCAGACGGCCTTTACCCTGCAAAGCTCGCAGATGAGCCGCATCTTCCAGACGCTCGGCGCCGACCCGCACAGCCTCGGCTGGTTCTTTATCCTGCCGCCGTTGGCGGGGATGCTGGTGCAGCCGATTGTCGGTTATTACTCCGACCGCACATGGAACCCGCGCTTGGGCGGCCGCCGTCTACCGTATCTGCTTTACGGCACGCTGATTGCGGTCATTGTGATGATTCTGATGCCGAACTCGGGCAGCTTCGGTTTCGGTTATGCGTCGCTGGCGGCTTTGTCGTTCGGCGCGCTGATGATTGCGCTGTTGGACGTGTCGTCGAATATGGCGATGCAGCCGTTTAAAATGATGGTCGGCGACATGGTCAATGAGGAGCAAAAAAGCTACGCCTACGGGATTCAGAGCTTCTTGGCGAATACGGGCGCGGTTGTGGCGGCGATTCTGCCGTTTGTGTTTGCGTATATCGGTTTGGCGAATACTGCCGAGAAAGGCGTCGTACCGCAGACCGTGGTCGTGGCGTTTTATGTGGGCGCGGCGTTGTTGGTGATTACCAGCGCGTTCACGATTTTCAAAGTGAAGGAATACGACCCGGAAACCTACGCCCGCTATCACGGCATCGATGTGGCGGCAAATCAGGAAAAAGCCAACTGGTTCGAACTCTTGAAAACCGCGCCTAAAGCGTTTTGGACGGTCACTCTGGTGCAGTTTTTCTGCTGGTTCGCTTTCCAATATATGTGGACTTATTCCGCTGGCGCGATTGCGGAAAACGTCTGGCACACGACCGATGCGTCTTCCGTAGGCTATCAGGAAGCGGGCAACTGGTACGGTGTATTGGCGGCGGTGCAGTCGGTTGCGGCGGTGATTTGTTCGTTTGTATTGGCGAAAATCCCCAATCGATACCTTAAGGCGGGTTATTTCAGCTGCCTGGCTTTGGGCGCGCTCGGCTTTTTCTCCGTATTCTTCATCAGCAACCAATACGCGCTGGTGTTGTCTTACATCTTAATCGGTATTGCTTGGGCGGGCATCATCACTTATCCGCTGACGATTGTAACCAACGCCTTGTCGGGCAAGCATATGGGCACTTATTTGGGCTTGTTCAATGGCTCCATCTGTATGCCTCAGATTGTTGCTTCGCTGTTGAGCTTCATGTTGTTCCCGATGATGGGCGGTTTGCAGGCCAATATGTTCTTGGTAGGGGGCGTCGTCCTGCTGCTGGGCGCGTTTTCCGTGTTCCTGATTAAAGAAACACACGGCGGCGCATAA
- a CDS encoding alpha/beta hydrolase — translation MQKPDIIQIAGPAGLLETIYLPAAQTPARGVAVINHPNPLQGGTNTNKVIQTAAKALSQLGFHCYLPNLRGVGNSEGVHDYGRGETQDCIAVIDYARAQHPEAELFALAGFSFGGYVATFAAQERKPDLLLLIGAAVHHYTDRPEPASVPDVSKTLMIHGAEDEVVEINKALTWAEPQGLPVITIAGSSHFFHGKLIVLRDTIARFVPSVLG, via the coding sequence ATGCAAAAACCCGACATCATCCAAATCGCAGGCCCCGCAGGGCTGCTCGAAACCATCTATCTTCCAGCCGCGCAAACACCTGCACGCGGCGTGGCAGTCATCAACCATCCCAACCCGCTGCAAGGCGGCACGAACACCAACAAAGTCATCCAAACCGCCGCCAAAGCCTTATCGCAACTCGGCTTCCACTGCTACCTGCCGAACCTGCGCGGCGTAGGCAACAGCGAAGGTGTTCACGACTACGGGCGTGGCGAAACGCAAGACTGTATCGCCGTCATCGACTATGCCCGCGCACAACACCCCGAAGCCGAACTGTTCGCATTGGCAGGTTTCTCCTTCGGCGGCTATGTCGCCACCTTCGCCGCCCAAGAGCGCAAACCGGATTTGCTGCTGCTCATCGGCGCGGCAGTACACCACTACACTGACCGTCCTGAGCCTGCCTCCGTCCCCGATGTATCCAAAACCCTGATGATTCATGGCGCGGAGGACGAAGTTGTCGAAATCAATAAAGCCCTGACTTGGGCGGAACCGCAAGGTTTGCCCGTCATCACCATTGCCGGCTCATCCCACTTCTTCCACGGCAAACTCATCGTCCTGCGCGATACCATCGCCCGATTCGTGCCGTCGGTTTTGGGTTAA
- a CDS encoding EamA family transporter, whose protein sequence is MSGNAWLFWALASAGFASLTAIFAKMGLQGIDSDFATFIRTLVILAALVLFLTYTGKWQGVNGFTGRNWTFLILSGLATGASWLAYFKALQLGNASQVAPVDKFSLVLVALMAVVFLDERPSTQEWIGLGLVTAGVLTLALKR, encoded by the coding sequence ATGAGCGGCAACGCATGGCTTTTTTGGGCATTGGCTTCCGCAGGTTTCGCTTCGTTGACGGCGATTTTCGCCAAAATGGGTTTGCAGGGCATCGATTCAGATTTTGCCACTTTCATCCGCACGCTGGTCATCCTTGCCGCGCTGGTCTTGTTCCTGACCTATACCGGCAAATGGCAGGGTGTGAACGGGTTTACAGGAAGAAATTGGACTTTCCTGATTCTCTCCGGCCTCGCCACCGGCGCATCTTGGCTCGCCTACTTCAAAGCCCTACAACTGGGCAACGCTTCGCAAGTCGCCCCCGTCGATAAATTCAGCTTGGTATTGGTTGCGCTGATGGCGGTGGTCTTTTTGGATGAACGCCCCAGCACTCAGGAATGGATTGGGCTGGGGCTGGTTACGGCGGGCGTATTGACATTGGCTTTGAAACGCTAG
- the pgmB gene encoding beta-phosphoglucomutase, whose amino-acid sequence MTFTAVLFDLDGVITDTAEYHYRAWKKLAEELGISIDRKFNEQLKGVSRDDSLKRILAHGGKTVSEAEFAELTRRKNDNYVEMIQAVKPEDVYPGILPLLEALRANGKKIALASASKNGPFLLERMGLTHFFDAVADPAAVAHSKPAPDIFLAAAEGVGADIRHCIGIEDAAAGVAAIKASGALPIGVGKAEDLGSDIALVSGTAELTYAYLQNVWAQSGR is encoded by the coding sequence ATGACTTTTACCGCAGTCCTCTTTGACCTCGACGGCGTCATCACCGATACCGCCGAATACCACTACCGCGCATGGAAAAAGCTTGCCGAAGAACTGGGCATCAGCATCGACCGCAAGTTTAACGAGCAGCTCAAAGGCGTGTCGCGCGACGATTCGCTCAAACGCATCCTCGCGCACGGCGGCAAAACCGTCAGCGAAGCCGAGTTCGCCGAACTGACCCGCCGCAAAAACGACAACTACGTCGAAATGATTCAGGCGGTCAAACCCGAAGACGTGTATCCCGGCATTTTGCCCCTGCTGGAAGCATTGAGGGCAAACGGCAAAAAAATCGCCCTTGCGTCCGCCAGTAAAAACGGTCCGTTCCTGCTGGAACGCATGGGGCTGACCCACTTCTTCGACGCCGTCGCCGACCCTGCCGCCGTCGCGCATTCCAAACCCGCCCCCGACATCTTCCTCGCCGCCGCCGAGGGCGTGGGCGCGGACATCCGCCACTGCATCGGCATCGAAGACGCCGCCGCAGGTGTCGCCGCCATCAAAGCTTCCGGCGCCTTGCCCATCGGCGTGGGCAAAGCCGAAGACTTGGGCAGCGACATCGCGCTGGTGTCCGGCACCGCCGAGCTGACCTACGCCTACCTGCAAAACGTGTGGGCACAGTCGGGCAGGTAA
- a CDS encoding Csu type fimbrial protein — protein sequence MLAHPKRPTNTLQFQLYKPDGTVWGSNAPNSNAKPYMTEMLVIGPNSTKSGQVTLTAKLLNHQETAAPYADGSPYEAIFNGISASLNWNSTFWQDRPTNCGTYYSSNDSFPFTVQAHASPVCEFISADDIDFGTHTAGSTNLRQSGNLTIRCTNGTPYTVGLIPSNGNQEGKGEMKSANPANTDKVPYVLKKGNSSELWGNQSSGSGSAQRFTGDSSNQTHTISAEVQNTDYTPGEYKDKVTVDIRY from the coding sequence TTGCTTGCGCATCCGAAACGTCCCACCAATACCTTACAATTCCAGCTCTACAAACCCGACGGCACCGTCTGGGGCAGTAACGCGCCCAACAGCAACGCCAAGCCCTATATGACCGAGATGTTGGTTATCGGCCCAAACAGTACTAAATCAGGGCAAGTTACTCTCACTGCGAAGCTTCTCAACCATCAGGAAACCGCCGCACCTTACGCTGACGGAAGCCCGTATGAAGCTATCTTTAATGGTATATCTGCCTCACTCAACTGGAACTCAACTTTTTGGCAAGACCGTCCTACCAACTGCGGTACATATTACTCATCCAACGACAGTTTCCCCTTTACGGTACAGGCACACGCCAGCCCCGTCTGCGAATTCATCTCCGCCGACGACATCGACTTCGGCACACACACCGCAGGCAGTACCAACCTGAGACAGTCAGGCAACCTCACCATCCGCTGCACCAACGGTACGCCCTACACCGTCGGTCTGATTCCTTCCAACGGTAATCAGGAAGGCAAGGGCGAGATGAAATCCGCCAATCCCGCCAACACCGACAAAGTCCCCTACGTTCTCAAAAAAGGGAACAGTTCAGAGCTCTGGGGCAACCAATCTTCGGGCTCAGGCAGCGCGCAAAGATTTACCGGCGACAGCAGTAATCAGACGCACACCATTTCGGCAGAAGTCCAAAACACCGACTATACGCCGGGCGAGTATAAAGATAAGGTAACCGTCGATATCCGATACTGA
- a CDS encoding TraB/GumN family protein, with product MRPFLSLLAAGFTLLTLTACQPEAEHTASDEKIKTASAPSIDWSVPQLSSNVWKISKAGQPDSYLAGTIHIGKKEAVLSKEAENLLASVEQLTTETDVLPEENPETQQQYQQFFSQAADTKSLKTKLGDKAFQALQEAFRQNPETAPMADAADGMKPWAAFLFIQSVYPAEYSSMTGVDMLLSKSAQKTGKARRFLETMPEMAAFFSNLPEDTLVRILKISDDKKAFSEQINEMYHLYEVGNFEGFADIQQKYDRDTLKKYPELAPFMLNWLEKDMLVGRNLKWLPEIKAQSAEKSTLFAVGIMHLMSEQGLIELLRKDGYEVTPMPKILMW from the coding sequence ATGCGCCCATTCCTTTCCCTCCTTGCCGCAGGCTTTACCCTCCTTACCCTGACCGCCTGCCAACCCGAGGCAGAACATACTGCTTCCGATGAAAAAATCAAAACCGCCTCCGCTCCGTCTATCGACTGGTCGGTACCGCAACTGTCCAGCAACGTTTGGAAAATCAGTAAGGCAGGTCAGCCCGACTCTTACCTTGCCGGCACCATCCACATCGGCAAGAAAGAAGCCGTCCTATCGAAAGAAGCCGAAAACCTGCTTGCCTCCGTCGAACAACTGACCACGGAAACCGACGTATTACCGGAAGAAAATCCGGAGACGCAACAACAATACCAACAGTTTTTCAGCCAAGCCGCCGACACCAAATCCCTAAAAACCAAGCTCGGCGATAAAGCTTTCCAAGCCTTGCAAGAAGCCTTCCGTCAAAATCCCGAGACCGCGCCTATGGCGGATGCCGCCGACGGTATGAAACCTTGGGCAGCATTTCTATTTATCCAAAGCGTTTATCCTGCCGAATACAGCTCGATGACCGGAGTCGATATGTTACTTTCCAAGTCAGCCCAAAAAACAGGCAAAGCTCGCCGCTTCCTCGAAACCATGCCCGAAATGGCGGCATTTTTTTCAAACCTGCCTGAAGACACCCTCGTCCGCATCTTGAAAATCTCAGACGACAAAAAAGCCTTTTCAGAACAAATTAATGAAATGTACCACCTTTACGAAGTAGGCAACTTTGAAGGCTTCGCCGACATCCAGCAAAAATACGACAGGGACACCCTGAAAAAATACCCTGAACTTGCCCCTTTTATGTTGAACTGGCTTGAGAAAGACATGCTAGTCGGCCGCAATTTGAAATGGCTGCCTGAAATCAAAGCCCAATCCGCCGAAAAAAGCACGCTGTTCGCCGTCGGCATCATGCACCTGATGTCCGAACAAGGCTTGATCGAATTGCTGCGCAAAGACGGTTACGAAGTAACGCCCATGCCCAAAATATTGATGTGGTAA
- a CDS encoding glycoside hydrolase family 65 protein, with the protein MYTRIMEVSPWTLRSAKLEKEHKRLQESLTSLGNGYMGMRGSFEETYSADSHLGTYIAGVWFPDKTRVGWWKNGYPKYFGKAINALNFSKVKIFVDGQEVDLAKNDVAGFSVELDMQHGVLRRSFTVFGVRFDVCKFLSVAQKELAVIRWEAVSVDGKTHQVRIDSIIDADVKNEDSNYEEKFWQVLDKGVSDDRSYIATQTVANPFGVEQFIVNAEQTFAGSFKALGGSQTDWQVSNSFEAEVGSTPETFEKRVIVTTSRDYQGLEAVKAAGRALSEKIAGVAFETLLEAHKAGWLHRWEIADVVIEGSDEAQQGIRFNLFQLFSTYYGEDARLNIGPKGFTGEKYGGATYWDTEAYAVPLYLALAEPEVTRNLLQYRRNQLPQAQHNAREQGLAGALYPMVTFTGIECHNEWEITFEEIHRNGAIPYAIYNYTNYTGDESYLAKEGLEVLVEVSRFWADRVHFSKRNGKYMIHGVTGPNEYENNINNNWYTNTLAAWVLDYTREALAKYPRPDLNVSAAELEKWADISANMYRPHDGELGVFVQHDGFLDKDIRPVSALSPDDLPLNQKWSWDKILRSPFIKQADVLQGIYFFGDRFNIDEKRRNFDFYEPMTVHESSLSPCIHAILAAELGKEEKAVEMYQRTARLDLDNYNNDTEDGLHITSMTGSWLAIVQGFAQMKTWGGKLSFAPFLPSAWTGYAFHINYRGRLIKVAVGKENVVFTLLKGEPLELQVYGKDITLNGSHTVALEK; encoded by the coding sequence ATGTATACAAGAATCATGGAAGTCAGCCCTTGGACGCTGCGTTCGGCAAAACTGGAAAAAGAACACAAACGGCTGCAAGAGAGCCTGACCAGCTTGGGCAACGGCTATATGGGTATGCGCGGCAGCTTTGAGGAAACCTATTCTGCCGACAGCCACTTGGGCACCTACATCGCCGGCGTGTGGTTCCCCGACAAAACCCGCGTCGGCTGGTGGAAAAACGGCTACCCCAAATATTTCGGCAAAGCCATCAACGCGCTCAATTTCAGCAAAGTCAAAATCTTTGTCGACGGGCAGGAAGTGGATTTGGCGAAAAACGACGTTGCCGGCTTCTCCGTCGAACTCGATATGCAGCACGGCGTGTTGCGCCGCTCGTTCACCGTATTCGGCGTGCGTTTCGATGTGTGCAAATTCCTGTCCGTCGCGCAAAAAGAGCTGGCGGTTATCCGCTGGGAAGCTGTGTCCGTTGACGGCAAAACCCACCAAGTCCGCATTGATTCCATCATCGACGCCGATGTGAAAAACGAAGATTCCAACTACGAAGAAAAATTCTGGCAGGTATTGGACAAAGGCGTTTCAGACGACCGCTCCTACATTGCCACCCAAACCGTCGCCAATCCCTTCGGCGTGGAACAATTCATCGTCAACGCCGAGCAAACCTTCGCCGGCAGCTTCAAAGCCCTCGGCGGCAGCCAAACCGACTGGCAGGTCTCCAACTCTTTCGAAGCCGAAGTCGGCAGTACGCCCGAAACCTTTGAAAAACGCGTGATTGTTACCACCAGTCGCGATTATCAGGGCTTGGAAGCGGTGAAAGCCGCAGGCCGCGCCTTGTCGGAAAAAATCGCAGGCGTTGCGTTTGAAACCTTGCTGGAGGCGCACAAAGCAGGCTGGCTGCACCGTTGGGAAATCGCCGACGTGGTCATCGAAGGCAGCGACGAAGCGCAACAAGGCATCCGCTTCAACCTGTTCCAACTGTTCTCCACCTACTACGGCGAAGACGCACGCCTGAACATCGGCCCCAAAGGCTTTACCGGCGAAAAATACGGCGGCGCGACCTATTGGGACACCGAAGCCTACGCCGTGCCGCTCTACCTCGCACTGGCGGAACCGGAAGTTACCCGCAACCTGCTGCAATACCGCCGCAACCAACTGCCGCAGGCGCAGCACAACGCGCGCGAACAGGGCTTGGCGGGTGCACTCTATCCGATGGTAACGTTTACGGGCATCGAGTGCCACAACGAATGGGAAATCACCTTCGAGGAAATCCACCGCAACGGTGCGATTCCTTACGCCATCTACAACTACACCAACTACACCGGCGACGAAAGCTATCTTGCCAAAGAAGGTTTGGAAGTCTTGGTCGAAGTGTCCCGCTTCTGGGCGGACCGCGTCCACTTCTCCAAACGCAACGGCAAATACATGATTCACGGCGTAACCGGCCCGAACGAATACGAAAACAACATCAACAACAACTGGTACACCAACACCCTCGCCGCATGGGTATTGGACTACACCCGCGAAGCCTTGGCGAAATACCCGCGTCCGGATTTGAACGTGAGTGCCGCCGAGCTGGAAAAATGGGCGGACATCAGTGCGAATATGTACCGTCCGCATGACGGAGAACTCGGCGTATTCGTGCAGCACGACGGCTTCCTCGACAAAGACATCCGCCCCGTGTCCGCGCTTTCGCCCGACGATTTGCCGCTCAACCAGAAATGGTCGTGGGACAAAATCCTGCGTTCGCCCTTCATCAAACAGGCGGACGTATTGCAAGGCATCTATTTCTTCGGCGACCGTTTCAATATCGACGAAAAACGCCGCAACTTCGACTTCTACGAACCGATGACCGTGCATGAAAGCTCGCTGTCGCCTTGTATCCACGCCATCCTTGCCGCCGAACTGGGCAAAGAAGAAAAAGCCGTGGAAATGTACCAGCGCACCGCCCGCCTGGACTTGGACAACTACAACAACGACACCGAAGACGGCCTGCACATTACTTCCATGACCGGCTCGTGGCTCGCCATCGTCCAAGGTTTCGCCCAAATGAAAACTTGGGGCGGCAAACTCAGCTTCGCCCCGTTCCTGCCGAGTGCGTGGACAGGCTACGCCTTCCACATCAACTACCGAGGCCGTCTGATTAAAGTCGCCGTCGGTAAAGAAAACGTGGTCTTCACCCTGCTCAAAGGCGAACCGCTCGAATTGCAGGTGTACGGCAAAGACATCACGCTCAACGGCAGCCACACCGTCGCGTTGGAAAAATAA
- a CDS encoding NAD(P)-dependent oxidoreductase: MSNNEYTQIGWIGLGQMGNPMVTRLLDAGIEVGVYNRSPDKTADLQTKGAKVYPSRAELIRAYPVIFLMVSDYAAILDILDEETRKELDGKIIVNMSTIAPSENLAVKAIVEAAGGQFAEAPVSGSVVPATNGTLLILFGGEENVLNPLQKVFGILGKKTFHFGNVGKGSGAKLVLNSLLGIFGEAYSEAMLMARQFGIDTDTIIEAVGGSAMDSPMFQTKKSLWANREFPPAFALKHASKDLNLAVNELKQAGNSLPAVETVAESYRQAVAAGYGEQDVAGVYLKLAEHQK; encoded by the coding sequence ATGTCAAACAATGAATACACTCAAATCGGCTGGATCGGCCTGGGGCAGATGGGCAACCCGATGGTAACGCGCCTGCTCGATGCGGGCATCGAAGTCGGCGTTTACAACCGCTCGCCCGATAAAACCGCCGACCTGCAAACCAAAGGCGCGAAAGTTTACCCCAGCCGCGCCGAACTTATCCGCGCGTATCCCGTTATTTTCCTGATGGTTTCCGACTACGCCGCCATCCTCGACATCCTCGACGAAGAAACCCGCAAAGAGCTTGACGGCAAAATCATCGTCAACATGAGCACCATCGCCCCGTCCGAAAACCTCGCCGTCAAAGCCATCGTCGAGGCAGCGGGCGGACAGTTCGCTGAAGCCCCCGTCTCCGGCTCGGTTGTCCCCGCCACCAACGGCACGCTGCTGATTCTCTTCGGCGGCGAAGAAAATGTTTTAAATCCGCTGCAAAAAGTGTTTGGCATCCTCGGCAAAAAAACCTTCCACTTCGGTAACGTCGGCAAAGGCTCCGGCGCGAAACTCGTGCTCAATTCGCTCTTGGGCATTTTCGGCGAGGCATACAGCGAAGCCATGCTGATGGCGCGTCAATTCGGCATCGATACCGACACCATCATCGAAGCCGTCGGCGGCTCTGCCATGGATTCGCCCATGTTCCAAACCAAAAAATCCCTGTGGGCAAACCGCGAATTCCCGCCCGCCTTCGCCCTCAAACACGCCTCAAAAGACCTCAACCTCGCCGTCAACGAATTGAAACAGGCGGGCAATTCGCTGCCTGCCGTTGAAACCGTTGCCGAGAGCTACCGTCAAGCCGTCGCAGCAGGTTACGGCGAACAAGACGTTGCCGGCGTTTACCTGAAACTGGCGGAACATCAGAAATAG
- the mgtE gene encoding magnesium transporter, with protein sequence MSIEQTPPNLENDGIESDVERVSADFDRIHALCEILSPAFPQIEEGVPIEDEALRDKFTELTVLLNELHPADVAAVLESLPPRERNIVWLLVTPEDDGEVLLEVSDAVRETLIESMDKDELLAAVDDLDADELAELAGDLPHQVVYEALQTRDEEERAQVKAAMSYEDNQVGAIMDFELVSIRADVACEVVLRYLRRFESLPDHTDKIFVVDENDILQGVLPIRKLLVADPEDLVADVMATEVVRFRPEDDVEEAAQAFERYDLVTAPVVDENKKLIGRITIDEMVDVIREESEADMLNMAGLQEEEDLFAPVWDSVKNRWMWLAVNLCTAFLASRVIGAFEGSIEKIVALAALMPIVAGIGGNSGNQTITMIVRAMAMGQLTGMQAGRLLKKEVGVALVNGIIWGTVMGVVSWLLYGSIGIGLVMVAAMTLNLLLAASVGVLIPVIMDKFGRDPALGSSVLITAVTDSGGFLIFLGLATMFLL encoded by the coding sequence ATGAGCATCGAACAAACCCCTCCGAACCTTGAAAACGACGGTATCGAAAGCGACGTAGAGCGCGTTTCCGCCGATTTCGACCGTATCCACGCGCTGTGCGAAATCCTCTCGCCCGCCTTCCCGCAGATTGAGGAAGGCGTGCCGATTGAGGACGAGGCGTTGCGCGACAAATTTACCGAGCTGACCGTCCTTTTGAACGAGCTGCACCCTGCCGACGTGGCGGCGGTGTTGGAATCGTTGCCGCCGCGCGAGCGTAATATCGTCTGGCTTCTGGTTACGCCTGAAGACGACGGCGAAGTGTTGCTGGAAGTCTCCGACGCGGTGCGCGAAACGCTGATCGAGTCGATGGACAAAGACGAGCTGTTGGCGGCAGTCGATGACTTGGACGCGGACGAACTGGCGGAGCTGGCGGGCGATTTGCCGCACCAAGTGGTCTATGAAGCCTTGCAGACGCGCGATGAGGAAGAGCGCGCCCAAGTCAAGGCGGCGATGTCGTATGAAGACAACCAAGTCGGTGCGATTATGGACTTCGAGTTGGTCAGTATCCGCGCCGACGTTGCCTGCGAAGTGGTGCTGCGTTACCTGCGCCGCTTCGAGAGCCTGCCCGATCATACCGACAAGATTTTCGTGGTCGATGAGAACGACATCCTGCAAGGCGTGTTGCCCATTCGTAAACTTTTGGTTGCCGATCCTGAAGACTTGGTGGCGGATGTGATGGCGACCGAAGTCGTGCGCTTCCGTCCTGAAGACGACGTGGAAGAGGCGGCGCAGGCGTTCGAACGTTATGACTTGGTTACCGCGCCCGTGGTCGATGAAAACAAAAAGCTCATCGGCAGGATTACCATCGACGAGATGGTGGACGTTATCCGTGAAGAATCGGAAGCGGACATGTTGAATATGGCGGGTTTGCAGGAAGAGGAAGATTTGTTTGCGCCTGTGTGGGATTCGGTGAAAAACCGCTGGATGTGGCTTGCCGTCAACCTCTGCACCGCCTTTCTCGCCAGCCGCGTTATCGGCGCGTTTGAAGGCAGTATCGAGAAAATCGTCGCACTCGCCGCGCTGATGCCCATCGTCGCCGGTATCGGCGGCAACTCCGGCAACCAAACCATCACCATGATTGTCCGCGCGATGGCGATGGGGCAGTTGACGGGAATGCAGGCGGGACGCTTGTTGAAAAAAGAAGTCGGCGTCGCTCTGGTCAACGGCATCATCTGGGGAACGGTCATGGGCGTGGTGTCATGGCTGCTGTACGGCAGCATCGGCATCGGCTTGGTGATGGTCGCCGCGATGACACTGAACCTCTTGCTCGCCGCCTCGGTCGGCGTACTCATCCCAGTCATCATGGATAAATTCGGACGCGACCCTGCCTTGGGCAGCTCGGTACTGATTACGGCGGTAACGGATTCCGGCGGTTTTCTGATTTTCTTGGGGCTGGCAACGATGTTTTTGCTGTGA